A window from Salvia miltiorrhiza cultivar Shanhuang (shh) chromosome 2, IMPLAD_Smil_shh, whole genome shotgun sequence encodes these proteins:
- the LOC131008237 gene encoding uncharacterized protein LOC131008237, with product MNSLFWNCRGLGNPATIRQLVWLVKHKKPDVIFLMETKLILSDWSPVLLKIGFVNFHAVECVCSSGGRRGGLCLIWADDLNLAVKSSSANHILATVEDGVHSGWDLCGIYGWSNTEEHKLTWELMRSLSSQVSDEWICGGDFNETMYHFEKKGGNVKSDARLERFRETVDVCGLVDLGFSGDPFTWNNNQKGADNIMERLDRVFGSNQWIHRFPGFEVTHLLRKSSDHCPIFLYLESGQDVTQNRSKPFRFEAMWLKDERCKPFCESLWMAGGQGGSVEDIKIKLESMGKELKIWEHNTFGNVKIRCNEIRKELANLQKPSTDAWSKDEQRALENELDTLLKQEEIMWKQRSRADWLNEGDRNTGFFHKVAGGRKKETISRKFREWMVLE from the coding sequence ATGAATTCGCTATTTTGGAATTGTCGAGGGCTTGGGAACCCTGCGACAATTCGTCAACTGGTTTGGCTGGTCAAACATAAGAAGCCCGATGTGATCTTCTTGATGGAAACTAAACTTATTCTGTCGGATTGGTCACCTGTTCTGTTGAAGATTGGCTTTGTGAATTTCCATGCTGTGGAGTGTGTTTGCTCGTCTGGGGGTAGACGAGGAGGTCTTTGTTTGATTTGGGCTGATGACTTGAATTTGGCTGTGAAATCCTCTTCTGCTAACCACATTCTTGCGACGGTGGAGGATGGGGTGCATAGCGGTTGGGATTTATGTGGAATCTATGGTTGGAGCAATACTGAGGAACATAAGCTAACGTGGGAGCTTATGCGATCTCTTAGTTCACAAGTTTCTGATGAGTGGATCTGTGGTGGAGACTTCAACGAGACCATGTACCATTTTGAGAAAAAGGGCGGCAATGTTAAATCTGACGCCCGTTTGGAGAGGTTCCGCGAAACTGTTGACGTTTGTGGCCTCGTAGACCTTGGTTTCTCGGGGGATCCTTTTACTTGGAATAACAATCAAAAAGGTGCTGATAACATCATGGAGCGACTTGATCGTGTCTTTGGGAGTAATCAATGGATTCATCGTTTCCCAGGGTTTGAAGTCACTCACCTTCTCAGAAAATCGAGCGACCACTGCCCGATCTTTCTTTATCTGGAGAGTGGACAGGATGTGACGCAAAACAGATCTAAACCCTTCCGTTTCGAAGCTATGTGGCTCAAGGATGAAAGGTGTAAACCCTTTTGCGAAAGCTTATGGATGGCAGGTGGCCAGGGCGGCTCGGTGGAGGACATTAAGATCAAGCTGGAAAGTATGGGGAAGGAACTCAAAATCTGGGAGCATAATACTTTCGGGAATGTTAAGATAAGATGCAACGAGATTAGAAAAGAATTGGCTAATCTTCAGAAGCCAAGCACTGATGCATGGTCAAAGGATGAACAGAGGGCTCTCGAGAATGAATTGGATACGCTTTTAAAACAAGAGGAAATCATGTGGAAACAGAGGTCGAGGGCTGATTGGCTGAATGAGGGGGACAGAAACACTGGCTTCTTCCACAAAGTAGCCGGAGGGAGGAAAAAAGAAACCATATCAAGGAAGTTCAGGGAGTGGATGGTACTAGAGTGA